GGCGGATAGCAGGTGACGACCTCGCCGGCCACCGCCCCGGCCGCCCGTTCCAGGGGCACCGAGCGGTGCCGTGCAAAGAAGGCCTCCCGGGGGCTCACCTCCACCCGGGGCAGGAAGGCATGAGCGGCCAGCTTCCCGGCGGCTTCCAGCAACCGCTCCGACTCAGGCGTTCGATACGCCTCGGCGTGGTTGGCCAGGTAGGAGAGCGTCTCGGCGAGCCGTTCCACGTCGTCGGGGCTGTTGGCGTACCCGACGATGAACAGCACGTAAAACAGGTCGGACATCTCCGCCTGGATGGGGCCGGCCTCCCGCAGCCAGCCCTCGACCTTGCTTCCGGGAATCCCCAGGTCTCGTACGCTCACGGTCACTTTGGTCGGGTCGAGCCCGAAGACGCCGGCCCTCCCGGCCGGGTCGGCGCCGAACGTCGCCAGTCCCGGAACGCCGCGCAGGCGCTCACGCAGGCGCTCCGCGAGTTCAAGGGCCTGCTCCAGCAGTTCCCGGCCCGTGGTCGCCATCTGCATGCGGGCGGTGTCGATGGAACTCATGAGCAGGTACGAGGCGCTGGTGCTCTGCAAGAGGCGCAGCACCGCCTGAACTCTTCCTGCGTCGATGCGGTCGCCCCGGATGTGCAGGATGGACGCCTGGGTGAAGGCGCTCAGCATCTTGTGGGCGCCCTGGGCGCACGCATCTGCGCCGCATTCCAGCGCCGTGAGCGGCAGCGCCTCGTGGAAGGAGAAGTGCGGCCCGTGCGCCTCGTCCACCAGGAGGACCTTGCCGCGCTCGTGCACGATGCGGGCGATCTCGGGCAGGTCGCTTACGACGCCGTGATAGGTGGGGCTCACGAGCAGCACGCCCCTGGCGTCGGGGTGCCGGTCCAGGGCTTCCTGAACGGCCTGCGGCGTCACGCCGAGGGCGATGCCGAACTCGGCGTCCACCTGCGGCCGCACGTAGACGGGGGTCACCCCGCTCAGGATGAGGCCGCTCACGATGGATTTGTGAACGTTGCGGGCCACGATGAGCTTGTCGCCCGGGTCGCACGCCGACAGGATCATGGCGACAACGCCCGAACTCGTGCCGTTCACCAGGAAAAAGGACCGGTCGGCCCCGAACGCCTCGGCAGCAAGCTCCAGGGCCTGAGCGATCACGCCCCGGGGCTGGTGGAGATCGTCGAGCCCCAGCACGCCGGTCACGTCCATGGCAAAGACGTCCCGGCCGATCACCTGTGCGATCCGGGGATCCGCGCCCGGCCCTCCCCGGTGGCCCGGCATGTGGAAGCGGATGACGCCCTGGCGCCGGTAGGCCGTGACCGCATCCAGGAGGGGAGTCTGAAGCTGGCGGGTCACGTCAAGGCGCGCAGGACGCCGGCGCACCTCGGTCCTGGCCGCTTCGATCAAACGCATACGCCTCCCGTTCCGGCTGGCAACCTGTTGTCAGAGCGGACGCTTTTCACGCTATGCCTGAACTAGTGCGCGGGTTCGAGGAGGACAGCGCCAGGACGGGGGTCCACACCGGCGCCGTGAAACGCCTGAGCCGTCACAAGTGGAGGCCGCTGGCCGTCGCCGCCGTTCTCGTCGCCCTGGCCTACGGGCTGAATCTGGCGGTGAGCAGGGCCCGCGCCGTCAGCACCGACTACACGCCGCTGCAGCGCCAGGTGCTGGCGTTCATCGAGACAAGGCCCCAGCGCTTCGGGATCTACTTCAAGGACCTGACCTCGGGGCAGGAGTGGGGAATGGACGCCGACAGGCCGTTTCCGGCGGCCAGCACGGTGAAGGTGCCCATCGCACTGTACGTCAACGAGCTTGTGGCCCAGGGACGGCTGAAGTGGACGGACCGCGTTCGCTACGAACAGGCGATTGACTACGCCGGGGGCGCCGGCGTGCTCCAGCACGACGGCATGGACGGGGCGACGTACTCTCTCCGGGTGCTGACCAACCTCCTCATCACCATCAGCGACAACGTGGCCTGGCAGATGCTGACGCGCTTTTTGGGCAAGGAGAACATCGCGGCGTTCATGCGGTCGCTGGGCGGCCG
The window above is part of the Bacillota bacterium genome. Proteins encoded here:
- a CDS encoding serine hydrolase encodes the protein MPELVRGFEEDSARTGVHTGAVKRLSRHKWRPLAVAAVLVALAYGLNLAVSRARAVSTDYTPLQRQVLAFIETRPQRFGIYFKDLTSGQEWGMDADRPFPAASTVKVPIALYVNELVAQGRLKWTDRVRYEQAIDYAGGAGVLQHDGMDGATYSLRVLTNLLITISDNVAWQMLTRFLGKENIAAFMRSLGGRTVFPGGQNVSTARDMGVYVQAVLNFAQRRPELGQRLLDDLAHTIWHVGLPGKLPPDVVVAHKEGDITGVADDVGVVFSRRPYILCIMSQGVEDIESGFADISTISRMVYDFQERLAGR
- a CDS encoding aminotransferase class I/II-fold pyridoxal phosphate-dependent enzyme, producing MIEAARTEVRRRPARLDVTRQLQTPLLDAVTAYRRQGVIRFHMPGHRGGPGADPRIAQVIGRDVFAMDVTGVLGLDDLHQPRGVIAQALELAAEAFGADRSFFLVNGTSSGVVAMILSACDPGDKLIVARNVHKSIVSGLILSGVTPVYVRPQVDAEFGIALGVTPQAVQEALDRHPDARGVLLVSPTYHGVVSDLPEIARIVHERGKVLLVDEAHGPHFSFHEALPLTALECGADACAQGAHKMLSAFTQASILHIRGDRIDAGRVQAVLRLLQSTSASYLLMSSIDTARMQMATTGRELLEQALELAERLRERLRGVPGLATFGADPAGRAGVFGLDPTKVTVSVRDLGIPGSKVEGWLREAGPIQAEMSDLFYVLFIVGYANSPDDVERLAETLSYLANHAEAYRTPESERLLEAAGKLAAHAFLPRVEVSPREAFFARHRSVPLERAAGAVAGEVVTCYPPGIPILCPGERVGEEVVDYLILVREAGLAVSGPRDPALRTLEVL